A genomic stretch from Streptomyces venezuelae ATCC 10712 includes:
- a CDS encoding acyl carrier protein, whose product MSDRKTQADIEDDLRKVIAEIFPHQQVELTSATPLFNGGLSLNSTQMIELTLAFETFYDIELEPELLTTENFATLGSLSELLEELLDDEVSPV is encoded by the coding sequence GTGAGCGACCGCAAGACCCAGGCGGACATCGAGGACGACCTCCGCAAGGTGATCGCCGAGATCTTCCCGCACCAGCAGGTCGAACTGACCTCGGCGACCCCGCTGTTCAACGGGGGCCTCTCGCTGAACTCGACCCAGATGATCGAACTGACCCTGGCCTTCGAGACGTTCTACGACATCGAGCTCGAACCCGAGCTGCTGACGACGGAGAACTTCGCGACCCTGGGTTCGCTGTCCGAGCTGCTCGAAGAGCTCCTGGACGACGAGGTGTCCCCTGTCTGA
- a CDS encoding coproporphyrinogen-III oxidase family protein, protein MTTQVENPFMLGLDSNFYLKDEFESPEKRTNVTWFYPKICAFQDALDDESKKAEYFSFLDRQSHPEQTDILLYFHIPFCEAFCNFCACFKESAAKYQGERQKRFVQAMVKEIERNARSKYFQGTKIKYVQFGGGTPSALEQDSMAAILEAVHREFDLSEVDGISLEGSPLGLSKDGYIEMLKSLGITRISFGVQTLDPEIRKKLTIKATVDQVHQTAENIRKAGIRTFALDLMYNLPGQDDEVLAKDLQGICAELRPSFVQTYRFNQWEGTRLDQQIRAGKVADVKPSGAIEREQYRQIKDGLAAYGYDKQLLINFFTRLDDPGEIGLNHACGGNGYRASYTLGIGPAAENYMGERSYRNHTDVERWMREVEAGIIPIEQGRICSEDEVENRVMVFFPVFGSVKKADVANFEKYRREVDWLVEGGYAVETDEDLTLTEVGRENAGNIAFLFYSDEEKARARRTMYLSLKNKRNPFHQDAQNIPRTPLFLQTRPKSADEGAAAATQDEGTAAPERS, encoded by the coding sequence ATGACGACCCAGGTCGAGAACCCCTTCATGCTCGGGCTCGACTCGAACTTCTACCTGAAGGACGAGTTCGAGAGCCCCGAGAAGCGCACCAACGTCACGTGGTTCTACCCCAAGATCTGCGCCTTCCAGGACGCCCTCGACGACGAGTCGAAGAAGGCGGAGTACTTCTCCTTCCTGGACCGCCAGTCGCACCCGGAGCAGACCGACATCCTGCTCTACTTCCACATCCCCTTCTGCGAGGCGTTCTGCAACTTCTGCGCGTGCTTCAAGGAGTCCGCGGCGAAGTACCAGGGCGAGCGCCAGAAGCGCTTCGTGCAGGCGATGGTGAAGGAGATCGAGCGCAACGCGCGCTCGAAGTACTTCCAGGGCACGAAGATCAAGTACGTCCAGTTCGGCGGCGGCACGCCCTCCGCGCTCGAGCAGGACTCCATGGCCGCCATCCTGGAGGCCGTGCACCGCGAGTTCGACCTCAGCGAGGTCGACGGCATCTCCCTCGAGGGCAGCCCGCTCGGGCTCTCCAAGGACGGCTACATCGAGATGCTGAAGTCGCTCGGCATCACGCGCATCTCCTTCGGCGTCCAGACGCTCGACCCGGAGATCCGCAAGAAGCTGACCATCAAGGCCACCGTCGACCAGGTGCACCAGACGGCCGAGAACATCCGCAAGGCGGGCATCCGCACCTTCGCGCTCGACCTGATGTACAACCTGCCGGGGCAGGACGACGAGGTCCTCGCCAAGGACCTCCAGGGCATCTGCGCCGAGCTGCGCCCCAGCTTCGTGCAGACCTACCGCTTCAACCAGTGGGAGGGCACCCGGCTCGACCAGCAGATCCGCGCGGGCAAGGTCGCCGACGTCAAGCCGTCGGGCGCGATCGAGCGCGAGCAGTACCGGCAGATCAAGGACGGGCTCGCGGCCTACGGCTACGACAAGCAGCTCCTGATCAACTTCTTCACCCGTCTCGACGACCCGGGCGAGATCGGCCTCAACCACGCCTGTGGCGGCAACGGTTACCGCGCCAGCTACACGCTGGGCATCGGTCCGGCCGCCGAGAACTACATGGGCGAGCGCAGCTACCGCAACCACACCGACGTCGAGCGGTGGATGCGGGAGGTCGAGGCCGGGATCATCCCGATCGAGCAGGGCCGCATCTGCAGCGAGGACGAGGTCGAGAACCGCGTCATGGTCTTCTTCCCGGTCTTCGGCTCGGTGAAGAAGGCGGACGTCGCCAACTTCGAGAAGTACCGCCGCGAGGTGGACTGGCTCGTCGAGGGCGGTTACGCGGTGGAGACCGACGAGGACCTGACGCTCACCGAGGTCGGCCGGGAGAACGCCGGAAACATCGCGTTCCTCTTCTACTCCGACGAGGAGAAGGCGCGCGCCCGCCGCACCATGTACCTCTCGCTGAAGAACAAGCGCAACCCGTTCCACCAGGACGCCCAGAACATCCCGCGGACCCCGCTGTTCCTGCAGACCCGCCCCAAGTCCGCGGACGAGGGCGCCGCTGCGGCGACGCAGGACGAGGGCACCGCGGCGCCCGAGAGGAGCTGA
- a CDS encoding ferredoxin family protein produces the protein MAYVVTDECIGCKYTDCVDVCPVSCFHEGPEMLYINPEECIDCNACVAECPPEAIWADVDLPEDKLQWIEINGEMSAKYPVLHESRGPHGQPSSQPS, from the coding sequence ATGGCGTACGTCGTCACCGACGAGTGCATCGGCTGCAAGTACACGGACTGTGTGGACGTCTGCCCCGTGAGCTGTTTCCACGAGGGCCCCGAGATGCTCTACATCAACCCCGAGGAATGCATCGACTGCAACGCGTGCGTCGCCGAGTGCCCGCCCGAGGCCATCTGGGCGGACGTCGACCTGCCGGAGGACAAGCTCCAGTGGATCGAGATCAACGGAGAGATGAGTGCCAAGTACCCGGTTCTCCACGAGAGCCGGGGCCCCCACGGACAGCCCTCCAGCCAGCCTTCCTGA
- a CDS encoding RBBP9/YdeN family alpha/beta hydrolase — protein sequence MLIHGNAGASVEGIWFPYLRRELEALGHQVVAETFPDPIKGRMRYWLPYLTDVIRPDENTVIVGHSSGALTAFRYAETAPLLGTFAVAGHHTDCGFELERRSGFFDRPWDWEAIRANQRFIAQFHSKDDPWVPFEVAEELHGLTGSEFTVMDGMGHFGSYDQQMETFPELLDAIRLRLDSPLTWQEDR from the coding sequence GTGCTGATCCACGGGAACGCCGGGGCGAGCGTCGAGGGCATCTGGTTCCCGTACCTGAGACGGGAGTTGGAGGCCCTCGGCCACCAGGTGGTGGCCGAGACCTTCCCCGACCCGATCAAGGGGCGGATGCGGTACTGGCTGCCGTACCTCACGGACGTCATCCGGCCCGACGAGAACACGGTGATCGTCGGGCATTCCTCCGGTGCGCTCACCGCGTTCCGGTACGCGGAGACGGCGCCGCTGCTCGGTACGTTCGCGGTGGCCGGCCACCACACCGACTGCGGGTTCGAACTGGAGCGCCGCAGCGGGTTCTTCGACCGGCCGTGGGACTGGGAGGCCATCCGCGCCAACCAGCGGTTCATCGCGCAGTTCCACTCCAAGGACGACCCGTGGGTGCCCTTCGAGGTCGCCGAGGAGCTGCACGGGCTGACGGGCAGCGAGTTCACCGTGATGGACGGCATGGGCCACTTCGGCTCGTACGACCAGCAGATGGAGACCTTCCCGGAGCTGCTCGACGCGATCCGGCTGCGGCTCGACTCCCCTCTCACCTGGCAGGAGGACCGTTGA
- a CDS encoding S8 family serine peptidase, with translation MVQDELARFERRGVVTVVPRSAGGRQLGSDPGLLARHPVEEFRPAPGVVERLAGAFGREGLDVEARTEVGLTVAGDNALLAEVFGSPVLPVRNKYIRGSVRYEVTASGPLRSRVHPELIAEVQVPRSGFELSVSTTPPPTRTDRYLRLPEDAVRVAGAERLHAAGIRGEGVRVVMVDTGLYAHPHHRAHGYATSVVPALAAFDPAADERGHGTAMSALLLAVAPRVELTMVKMANEAFSFPLAAFQRAVQLAPDVISCSWGTLREEPQLHLEVADAVRRGITVLFAAGNGSTDRPTAMFQSVATPGALTVGGVHIGPGGRRRASDLASSYRSAVFPGRSVPDLSGPCGTLPHGDYIVFPTQPGCLFDRRNSAYDGTAPDDGWLVSSGTSGATAYAAGVAALAVQRGVGAGRALRAGDLADACLPVTEGTTSTGDDCGGACPNEAVGLGLLTAGRPGD, from the coding sequence ATGGTGCAGGACGAGCTCGCGCGCTTCGAGCGGCGCGGGGTGGTCACCGTCGTTCCCCGGTCGGCCGGCGGCCGGCAGCTGGGCTCCGACCCCGGTCTGCTGGCGCGTCACCCGGTGGAGGAGTTCCGGCCGGCCCCCGGTGTCGTCGAACGCCTCGCCGGGGCGTTCGGCCGCGAGGGTCTCGACGTCGAGGCGCGCACCGAGGTGGGCCTCACCGTCGCCGGGGACAACGCCCTGCTCGCGGAGGTCTTCGGCAGCCCGGTGCTGCCCGTACGCAACAAGTACATCCGGGGCTCCGTCCGTTACGAGGTGACGGCGTCCGGCCCGCTGCGCTCGCGGGTGCACCCCGAGCTGATCGCCGAGGTCCAGGTCCCCCGCTCGGGCTTCGAGCTGTCGGTGAGCACCACCCCGCCGCCGACGCGCACGGACCGCTATCTGCGGCTGCCCGAGGACGCCGTCCGGGTGGCCGGGGCCGAGCGGCTCCACGCGGCCGGCATCCGGGGCGAGGGGGTGCGGGTGGTGATGGTCGACACCGGCCTGTACGCGCATCCGCACCACCGCGCCCACGGGTACGCGACGTCCGTGGTGCCCGCGCTGGCCGCCTTCGACCCGGCGGCGGACGAGCGCGGGCACGGCACCGCCATGTCGGCGCTGCTCCTGGCGGTCGCGCCGCGGGTAGAGCTCACCATGGTCAAGATGGCCAACGAGGCGTTCTCCTTCCCGCTCGCCGCGTTCCAGCGGGCGGTGCAGCTGGCGCCTGACGTCATCTCGTGCAGCTGGGGCACCCTGCGCGAGGAGCCCCAGCTGCATCTGGAGGTCGCCGACGCGGTCCGGCGGGGCATCACCGTGCTGTTCGCCGCGGGCAACGGTTCCACCGATCGGCCCACGGCGATGTTCCAGTCGGTGGCCACCCCGGGCGCCCTCACGGTCGGCGGGGTGCACATCGGTCCCGGCGGCCGGCGCCGCGCCTCCGACCTGGCGTCGAGCTACCGCTCCGCGGTCTTCCCCGGCCGGAGCGTGCCCGATCTGTCCGGGCCGTGCGGAACGCTGCCGCACGGCGACTACATCGTCTTCCCGACCCAGCCGGGCTGTCTCTTCGACCGGCGCAACAGCGCGTACGACGGGACCGCGCCGGACGACGGCTGGCTGGTCTCCAGCGGCACCTCGGGCGCGACCGCGTACGCGGCCGGGGTGGCGGCGCTCGCCGTGCAGCGGGGGGTGGGCGCGGGCCGCGCCCTCCGGGCCGGCGACCTCGCGGACGCCTGTCTGCCGGTCACCGAGGGAACCACGTCCACCGGCGACGACTGCGGCGGCGCCTGCCCGAACGAGGCGGTGGGCCTCGGTCTGCTGACGGCGGGCCGGCCGGGCGACTGA
- a CDS encoding amino acid adenylation domain-containing protein: MNGDAEGSVPALADEILERRRESAATAVVALDTGAAVSYRTLARRTQALADLLAGLGVGRGSTVAMVMDKSIASVTAMWAALRLGARYVPVDESLPAARVALLLGLCEPTVTLVGPGYRELLDGAPAGRVVTVGEAAAGASGWDPSAEAEVRPVDLAGRSPEDHAYVVFTSGSTGSPKGVVISHRSLCALLEGVQKVVGFEDGMRFLNVAPLFFDASVVDLWSTFLVGGSVHLLPRLRVATQITRAVEEWRITDTLLVPSVIRMLVSRFSDASRRDLSSLRRLWFGGESCPVSVLRAFADLVPGLRYVHGYGPTETTHSATLFLVDDIAGYEEEFLPIGGPLPHVDVLVVDDELRPVPDGVTGELLIGGPQVMVGYCGEPDRTALAVVELPGPRGGRYYRSGDYVRRREDGALVFLGRRDDAFKINGNLVHLSEVEAATLAVAGVSDCCAVPAEHPIAGKAITLFVLGGRSDGPGGRGGPPDETELRRELALRLPEYMLPVRIDFLTDEDVNLTPSGKLDRHRLRALANS; encoded by the coding sequence TTGAACGGCGACGCGGAGGGGAGCGTGCCGGCGCTCGCGGACGAGATCCTGGAGCGCCGCCGGGAGAGCGCGGCCACGGCCGTGGTCGCGCTCGACACCGGGGCGGCGGTGTCCTACCGGACGCTGGCACGGCGGACCCAGGCACTGGCCGACCTGCTGGCCGGGCTCGGTGTCGGCCGGGGCTCCACCGTCGCCATGGTGATGGACAAGTCGATCGCCTCGGTGACGGCGATGTGGGCGGCCCTGCGGCTCGGGGCGCGGTACGTGCCGGTGGACGAGTCGCTGCCCGCCGCGCGGGTGGCGCTGCTGCTCGGTCTCTGCGAGCCCACCGTCACCCTGGTCGGTCCCGGCTACCGGGAGCTGCTCGACGGCGCGCCCGCCGGCCGTGTCGTGACCGTCGGCGAGGCGGCGGCCGGGGCCTCGGGGTGGGATCCGTCGGCGGAGGCCGAGGTGCGCCCCGTGGACCTGGCCGGCCGGAGTCCGGAGGACCACGCCTATGTGGTCTTCACCTCGGGTTCCACCGGCTCCCCCAAGGGCGTGGTGATCAGCCACCGCTCGCTGTGCGCGCTCCTCGAAGGGGTGCAGAAGGTGGTGGGGTTCGAGGACGGCATGCGCTTCCTCAACGTGGCCCCGCTGTTCTTCGACGCCTCGGTGGTCGACCTGTGGTCGACCTTCCTGGTCGGCGGCAGTGTCCATCTGCTGCCCCGGCTGCGGGTGGCCACCCAGATCACCCGGGCCGTCGAGGAGTGGCGGATCACCGACACGCTCCTGGTTCCGTCGGTGATCCGCATGCTGGTGAGCCGGTTCAGCGACGCCTCCCGCCGGGACCTGAGCTCCCTGCGCCGGCTCTGGTTCGGTGGCGAGTCCTGCCCGGTGTCGGTGCTGCGCGCGTTCGCCGATCTCGTGCCGGGGCTCCGTTACGTCCACGGGTACGGGCCGACCGAGACCACCCACAGTGCGACGCTCTTCCTCGTGGACGACATCGCGGGGTACGAGGAGGAGTTCCTGCCCATCGGCGGTCCGCTGCCGCACGTGGACGTGCTCGTCGTCGACGACGAGCTGAGGCCGGTCCCGGACGGCGTGACCGGGGAGCTGCTCATCGGCGGTCCGCAGGTGATGGTGGGCTACTGCGGTGAACCCGACAGGACCGCCCTGGCCGTCGTGGAGCTGCCGGGTCCGCGGGGCGGCCGCTATTACCGCTCCGGGGACTACGTCCGGCGCCGGGAGGACGGGGCGCTGGTCTTCCTGGGGCGCCGCGACGACGCCTTCAAGATCAACGGCAATCTCGTCCACCTGTCCGAGGTCGAGGCGGCGACGCTCGCCGTGGCCGGGGTGAGCGACTGCTGCGCCGTCCCGGCCGAGCATCCGATCGCGGGGAAGGCGATCACGCTCTTCGTGCTGGGCGGCCGGAGCGACGGCCCGGGCGGGCGGGGCGGTCCTCCCGACGAGACGGAGCTGCGCCGGGAGCTGGCCCTCCGGCTGCCCGAGTACATGCTCCCGGTCCGGATCGACTTCCTCACCGACGAGGACGTGAACCTGACACCGTCCGGCAAGCTCGACCGGCACCGCCTGCGGGCACTCGCGAACAGCTGA